In the genome of Eriocheir sinensis breed Jianghai 21 chromosome 44, ASM2467909v1, whole genome shotgun sequence, one region contains:
- the LOC126980321 gene encoding venom carboxylesterase-6-like translates to MRLLLLALLVGASLLTVVGTEAEKVEATEEEVVVEKEVLSKGREEEGEVPVVMTSTGKVSGIREKTTEGKTFFSYYAIPYAKPPVGDLRLKDPQMINGWGGVRDGSKPPPMCTQLSLMAMLTGVESSVEGEEDCLYLNIFTPKPRDQRPLLPVMIFIHGGGYQHGSAEEYKPHVLLNEDIVLVVIQYRLGVLGFLSTEDDVIPGNFGLKDQTMALAWIQRNVPSFGGEPLKTTLFGESAGGSSVHLQILSPKSIGLFQRAILQSGTALCPWAMGARHADVAEYAGNVFNCSTDEGSEKLLSCLQEADPGKLTSVGYFTAEWLLFPLLLGPRVDGQFLPADPDYLMKEGRHKRVDLISGITRDDGAIFTLMTYANEMARSSLMYDFKNKAPYSLEFRPGDVALLNQTVIIFDRYLKGLNVDAEHADDVTAMFTDRHFAVCHDLTTQLYSATVAPYKNTTYRFELRHRAKRSTADMFQLSIGKHWIPHMDDLMYMFEGGPILPQLEDEVDLKLRKTILKLWTNFAATGNPTPDDSLGFVWEPVKGGDLKYLALQPSPAMEEDYRKETRDFWYSLPLKQNLYLHPERVPNLVYTRVEEDATTDTPTQGEAPPPAKGKEEL, encoded by the exons ATGAGGCTCCTGCTGCTGGCGCTGCTGGTGGGGGCATCCTTACTGACGGTGGTGGGGACGGAGGCAGAGAAGGTGgaggcgacggaggaggaggtggtggtggagaaggaggtactgtccaaggggagggaggaggagggggaggtaccTGTGGTGATGACGTCCACAGGTAAAGTTTCGGGAATTCGCGAGAAGACGACGGAAGGGAAGACGTTTTTCTCCTACTACGCCATCCCCTACGCCAAGCCGCCTGTGGGTGACCTCCGCTTGAAG GACCCTCAGATGATCAACGGGTGGGGCGGCGTGCGGGACGGGTCCAAGCCCCCGCCCATGTGTACCCAGCTGTCCCTCATGGCGATGCTGACCGGCGTTGAGAGCAGCGTGGAGGGCGAGGAGGACTGTCTCTACCTCAACATCTTCACCCCCAAG CCGCGGGACCAGCGGCCGCTCCTTCCCGTCATGATCTTCATCCACGGCGGCGGCTACCAGCACGGCTCGGCGGAGGAGTACAAGCCACACGTCCTCCTCAACGAAGACATCGTCCTCGTCGTCATACAGTACAGGCTTGGCGTCCTTG GCTTCCTGTCCACCGAGGACGACGTGATCCCCGGGAACTTCGGCCTCAAGGACCAGACCATGGCGCTCGCCTGGATACAGAGGAACGTGCCCTCGTTTGGCGGCGAGCCGCTGAAAACGACGCTGTTCGGGGAGAGCGCCGGCGGCAGCTCCGTCCACCTGCAGATCCTCTCCCCAAAGTCCATCG GCCTGTTCCAGCGCGCCATTCTTCAGTCCGGCACGGCCCTGTGCCCCTGGGCGATGGGGGCCAGACACGCCGACGTGGCCGAGTACGCCGGCAACGTCTTCAACTGCAGCACGGACGAGGGCAGCGAGAAACTCCTCTCGTGCTTGCAGGAGGCGGACCCGGGCAAGCTTACCTCAGTCGGCTATTTTACCGCG GAGTGGCTCTTGTTTCCCCTCCTGCTGGGCCCGCGCGTGGACGGCCAGTTCCTCCCCGCCGACCCCGACTACCtgatgaaggaggggaggcacAAGCGCGTGGACCTCATCAGCGGCATCACGCGGGACGACGGGGCCATCTTCACCCTTA TGACCTACGCGAACGAGATGGCCCGCTCGTCCCTCATGTATGACTTCAAGAACAAGGCGCCCTATAGCCTCGAGTTCCGCCCGGGAGACGTGGCGCTGCTCAACCAGACCGTCATAATCTTCGACCGCTACCTCAAGGGCCTCAACGTGGACGCCGAGCATGCCGACGACGTGACTGCG ATGTTCACGGACCGTCACTTCGCCGTGTGCCATGACCTCACCACCCAGCTGTACTCGGCCACGGTGGCGCCCTACAAGAACACCACCTACAGGTTCGAGCTGCGGCACCGGGCCAAGCGCTCTACCGCTGACATGTTCCAACTGAGCATCGGCAAGCACT GGATCCCACACATGGACGACCTCATGTACATGTTCGAGGGGGGGCCCATCTTGCCGCAGCTGGAGGACGAGGTGGACCTTAAGCTACGGAAGACTATTCTCAAACTGTGGACCAACTTCGCCGCTACTGG gAACCCCACGCCGGACGACTCTCTAGGGTTCGTGTGGGAGCCTGTGAAGGGCGGGGATCTCAAGTACCTGGCGCTGCAGCCCTCGCCAGCCATGGAGGAGGACTACAGGAAGGAG ACACGCGACTTCTGGTACTCCCTCCCGCTCAAGCAAAACCTTTACCTCCACCCTGAACGAGTCCCCAATCTGGTCTACACACGCGTTGAGGAGGACGCCACCACGGACACGCCGACGCAGGGAGAGGCACCCCCGCCagcgaaggggaaggaggagctaTGA